One window from the genome of Pelobates fuscus isolate aPelFus1 chromosome 13, aPelFus1.pri, whole genome shotgun sequence encodes:
- the NHLH1 gene encoding helix-loop-helix protein 1 has translation MMLNSEQTEIPAHSETESVFSDCGGNGSLNDSGVISLCGETRICDGNDGVKRELQHLSREERRRRRRATAKYRTAHATRERIRVEAFNLAFAELRKLLPTLPPDKKLSKIEILRLAICYISYLNHVLDV, from the coding sequence ATGATGTTAAATTCGGAGCAGACGGAAATCCCTGCACATTCAGAGACTGAATCTGTCTTCAGTGATTGCGGTGGCAATGGAAGTCTTAATGATTCAGGAGTTATCAGCTTGTGCGGAGAAACACGGATTTGTGACGGCAATGATGGGGTGAAACGAGAGCTTCAGCACTTAAGTCGTGAGGAAAGGCGTCGGCGGAGGAGAGCCACAGCCAAATACCGTACAGCACATGCAACTCGAGAGCGCATCCGAGTGGAGGCATTCAACTTGGCTTTTGCGGAACTCCGCAAGCTACTCCCAACTTTGCCACCAGACAAGAAACTGTCCAAAATCGAGATCCTTCGATTGGCCATTTGCTACATCTCATATCTCAACCATGTTCTAGATGTGTGA